Sequence from the Streptomyces sp. NBC_00440 genome:
GAAGGGCTCGCTGACGGTCGGCGCGGTGTTCAAGGAGAACCAGTTCGTCTCCTCCGTCCTGGCCCCCACGTCGGTGCTCGCCCCGCACGAGAAGACGCAGGACATCACGCAGATCTACGTGAAGACGGACGGCGGCAGCGGCTCCGGTGAGCAGGCCCTGGTGGACGCGATGGGCGGCAACCCGGCCATCTCCGTCCTGGGCCGGCAGGACATCCGCAACGCCATGGGCGGCATGATCAACACCACCCTGAACATCATGTACGGGCTGCTGGCGATGGCCCTGATCATCGCGGTGCTCGGCGTCGTCAACACCCTGGCGATGTCGGTCTTCGAGCGGCAGCAGGAGATCGGGATGCTGCGGGCGATCGGCCTGGACCGGGCCAAGGTGAAGCGGATGATCCGGCTGGAGGCCGTGGTGATCTCGCTCTTCGGCGCGGTGGTCGGGATCGCGCTGGGAACCTTCCTGGCCTGGGCGGTCGGCCAGACCATCAAGTCGGACATCCCGCACTACGTGCTGGTCATGCCGTGGGGTCGGATCGGTATCTTCCTGGTGCTCGCGGCGTTCGTCGGAGTGCTGGCCTCGCTCTGGCCGGCCCGCAGCGCGGCGCGGCTGAACATGCTGACGGCGATCAAGACGGAGTAGCCGGACCAGCCGGGGCTGGCGGAGTAGCCCGCCCGGCGCGGGTCATACGCAGACGGGGAGGCCCGGGACATCGACAGTGTCCCGGGCCTCCCTTGCGTGTGCCCGGCGCCGGCCGGGCGGGTACGCGGCCCTCAGCGCCAGTCGCGGGCCCGGCGCGGCATCCCGGAGGCCCCGCTCTCCGGGGTCTTCACGGCCAGCACCTGGTTGACGCCGATCCGGTTCTTCTCGAAGGCGAGCGCGGACGCGGCCATGTAGAGCCGCCAGATCCGGGCCCGGCCCGGACTCGTCAGCCGGACCGCCTCCGCCCAGCGCGCCTCCAGATTGGCCACCCACTCCCGGAGCGTCAGCGCGTAGTGCTCACGGAGCATCTCGACGTCGCGGGCCTCGAAACCGGCTTCCTCAAGCAGCTCCACGGTCCGGCCGACCGGCGACAGCTCGCCGTCCGGGAAGACGTAGGCGTCGATGAACGCGTCGATCTCGTACGCCGATTCGTCCCGCTCGGGGCGGCGGCCGATCTGGTGGTTGAGCAGCCGGCCGCCGGGCTTGAGCAGGGCGAACAGATCGTCCGCGTACTCCCGGTAGCGGACCGAGCCGACGTGCTCGGCCATCCCGATCGACGAAATCGCGTCGTAAGGACCGTCCTTGACGTCCCGGTAGTCCTGGACGCGGATCTCGATCCGGTCCGTCAGCCCCTCCTCGGCGATGCGCTTGCGCGCGTACGCGGCCTGCTCGCGGGAGAGGGTGACACCGGTGACCCGGGCCCCGTACTCGCGGGCGGCGTGGATGGCCATCGAGCCCCATCCGCAGCCGACATCGAGCAGCCGCATCCCCTCCTGGAGCTCCAGCTTCCGGCAGACCAGGTCGAGCTTGTCGCGCTGGGCGGTCTCCAGTGTGGAGTCCTCGGCCCAGTAGGCGCAGGAGTAAACCATCGACGGGCCGAGCACCAGCTCGTAGAAGTCGTTGCCGACGTCGTAGTGGTGGCTGATGGCCTGCTGGTCACGGCGCTTGGTGTGGACCGGGCCCCGGCGGCGTCTGATCTCCTCAGCCGGTGGGGGTGGCGGGGGCAGCAGCCCGCCGATGTCGAGGAGCCCGCGGGCGGCTGCCCGCAACTTCGGGTCGAACAGCGGCAGGCGCGCCTTCTTGAGCTCCGCCGGGTCGTCGCGCTCCCAGATGAGCCCGGCCAGCAGGTCGAGCGCCGCGTACAGATCGCCGTCCACGTCGATCTCACCGGCGACCCAGGCGCGGGCGAGGCCGAGCTCCCCCGGCTTCCACAACAGCCGCCGCAGGGCGCGCCGGTGACGGATCACCAGGACGGGCGTCCCCGGCGGCCCGGACTCGCTGCCGTCCCAGGCCCGGATGCGGACCGGGAGCGGGGCTCCCAGAAGCTCCTCGGCGAGAGTGGTCAGCCGCAGCGCGGCGTCGGCCATGGCGCACACCTCCGTACAACAGATGGGAAAGGCTCAGCAGTAGGTAAACACCGAACACCCGCCGCCACAGTCCCAATACCACATAACGGGAGCGTAAAATCCGTGGTGGATACATGTACATCTGTCCCGGTACGTCGAAGAGGCCGCCCGCACCACGGATGGCGGACGGCCTCTCGGACCTGAACGAACCTGCTGTGCTACCGAGTCAGGCCTTGGCCTTCTCGGCGTCGGACTTGCCCGCTTCGGCCTTCGGCGCCGCGGGACGGGGCGCCGGCTTGGCCGCCTCGTAGAACTCCTCGCGGGGAGTCTCCATCGCGCCGAGCGAGACGACCTCGCGCTTGAGGAACATCGCGAGCGTCCAGTCGGCGACGACGCGGATCTTGCGGTTCCAGGTCGGCACCGCGAGGCCGTGGTAACCACGGTGCATGTACCAGGCGAGACGGCCCTTGAGCTTGATCTTCATCTTGCCCATGACGATCATCGCGACGCCCTTGTGGAGGCCGAGGCCCGCCACCGCACCCTTGTTGGCGTGCTCGTAGTCGCCCTGCGGGAAGCCGCGCATACCCGAGATGACGTTGTCACCGAGGACCTTGGCCTGACGCAGCGCGTGCTGGGCGTTCGGCGGGCACCAGGCGTTCTCGACACCGGCCTTGCGGGCGGCCATGTCCGGGACCTGCGCGTTGTCACCCGCGGCCCAGATGTAGTCCGTGCCCTGCACCTGGAGCTTCTCCGAGGTGTCCACGTGGCCGCGGGGGCCGAGCGGCAGACCGTAACGCGCCAGGACCGGGTTCGGCTTGACGCCGGCGGTCCAGACGAGCGTGTTGGCGTCGACCTCCAGGCCGTTGTTCAGCACCACGTGGCCGTCGATGCAGGAGTCCATGCCGGTCTTGAGGTAGACCTCGACCCCGCGGGACTCCAGGTGCTCCTTGCCGTACGCGCCGAGCTTCGGCCCGACCTCGGGAAGGATCTTGTCCGCCACGTCGACCAGCAGGAAGCGCATGTCCTCGCGCTTGACGTTGGTGTAGTACTTCGCGGCGTCCCTGGCCATGTCCTCGACCTCGCCGATGGTCTCCGCACCCGCGAAGCCACCGCCGACGAAGACGAAGGTCAGCGCCTTGCGGCGGACATCCTCGTCGGTCGTCGAGTCGGCCTTGTCGAGCTGCTCAAGGACGTGGTTGCGCAGACCGATCGCCTCTTCGACGCCCTTCATGCCGATGCCCTGCTCGGCGAGGCCGGGGATCGGGAAGGTACGGGAGACCGCGCCGAGCGCGATGACCAGGTAGTCGAAGGGCAGCTCGTAGGCCTCGCCGACGAGCGGCGCGACCGTGGCGACCTTGCGGTCCTGGTCGATCGTGGTGACTCGGCCGGTGAGGATCTCGGCCTTCGGCAGCACGCGTCGCAGCGGGACGACGACGTGCCGGGGCGAGATGCTGCCGGCAGCAGCTTCGGGGAGGAAGGGCTGGTACGTCATGTACGAGCGCGGGTCCACGACCGTGACGGTCGCTTCGCCGTAGCGCATCTTCTTGAGAATGCGTCGAGCTGCGTACAGGCCTACGTACCCGCCTCCAACTACGAGGATCCTGGGACGCTCCGTGGTGCTCATGGCAACGAGTATCCACCTCCTGAGGGGGGGTACCTCGTGCGCCCCTTCACAAGGTCGAAGGGCACCTCTGCTACACTGCGCGGCTCACATGACGGAGGTCACTCCTCCGCAAGGGAACCAACACACCTCGGGGGACGTTGTCCACCCCACTTGAGCTGGCCCTCACGGCGTCGCGCCGACTGGACCACTGCCCGATGACATCCCCCTGCAACACGTACGACACCGTGCGCGATACGCGGAACAGAGACCTACGGGCACCCGACTGGGCCCGATGTCCTCAGATCTTCGGCCGACAGGCCCCAATTCCTTGTGAAGAACTTCACGAACTTTCTCGCGGCCGACCGCCGGGACGGCTCACGGGCGCGCCCCAGAAGCCTGACAACGCTGTCATCGTCATCCCCTGAGCGGCCTCCCGGACGTGCTTCCCGGCCGCCCGAGCGGCCTCCCGGGCGCACCCCAGGCGCGTGTACACAATTACGCGTACACCGTCTTCATGGCTGAGAACGCTGTGACCGTGCGGGAAGCCCGCGCACACCTGTCGGACCACATCAACCGTGCCGAGGGTGGCACGCCTACGGCACCTTCGAGCCATCGACCGGCCTGCCGCCATGCGCATTCTGGCCGCGCTGACCGCACTCGGTGACGATCCGGCCGCGAGGACGCCGACATCAAGAAGCTCACCGGCCCGTCGGGCCTCTATCGGCTCCGAGTCGGCAGCTACCGGGCTGCCTACCAGGTCGAAGACGGCGAACTCATCATCCTCGTCGTCAAAGTCGGCGACCGGCGCGACGTCCACCGCAACATCTGAGAGCGGGCAGCACCAAGGTCACTCGGCGTCGCGCGCACAGCTCCACGCGATGCCGTCGAGGATGTCGTGCTCGCTGACGACCACCTCGCCGGCGCCGGTCCGCTTCATGACCGAGTGCAGGATCATCGCTCCCGCACCGATGACGTCGACCCGCCCCGGATGCATCACCGGGATCGCCGCACGCTCGTCGTGGGACGAGATCAGCAGGGTTCCGGCGATCTCGCCGACCTGCGCCGCGGTGATCCGTGAGTGGTGGATCGCCGTCGAGTCGTAGGCGTCGAGGCCCAGCGCGATGGCGCTGACGGTGGTCACCGAACCGGCGAGACCGACGAGCGTGCGGTTCCCGGACAGCGGGACCGTTTCCGCCGCCTCGTCCAGCGCGGCGTCGATGTCGGCCCGCATCGCGGTGATCTCGCCGAGCGTCGGCGGGTCGTGGCGGACGTGCCGCTCGGTGAGCCGTACGCAGCCGATGTCCACCGAGCGGGCCGCCTTGACGTTCTCGTCCCCGACGACGAACTCGGTCGAGCCGCCGCCGATGTCCACCACCAGGTACTCGCCGCCCTGACCGGCCAGTTCCTTCGTCGCGCCGGTGAAGGAGAACTCGGCCTCCTGGTCGCCGGTGATCACCTCGGGCTCGACGCCGAGGATGTCGCGCACCCCGCTGACGAACTCGTCCCGGTTCTCGGCGTCGCGGGACGCGGACGTGGCGACGAAGCGGAGACGCTCGGCGCCATGGGCCTTGATGATCTCGGCGTACTCCGTACAGGCCGCGAAGGTCCGCTCCAGCGCCTCGGGGGCGAGCCGGCCCGTCCGGTCGACGTCCTGGCCGAGCCGGACGATGGTCATCCGCCGGTCCAGGTCGACGAGTTCACCGGTGGCGGGGTCGGCGTCCGCGACGAGCAGACGGATGGAGTTCGTACCGCAGTCAATGGCAGCGACGCGGGTCATATGGGTGTCCTCACGGATGTGTGAAAGGGGGGTGGGGGTCCGGTCCCGGCCCGGTTCTTCAGTCGCCGAGCGGGGCGGAGCCCTCGCCGTCGCGGGCCCGCGGCACGCACGGGCCCTTCGCCCACCACTCGGGCAGCATCGCGATCGCCTCGTCCCCCAGCGGGTTGACGCCGGGCCCCGCGGCCAGTGAATGACCGACCAGGACATGCAGGCACTTGACCCGGTCGGGCATCCCACCCGCGCTCGGGAAGCCCTCCAGGACCTCGATCGCGTCGCGGCGGGCGATGTAGTCCTCGTGCGCGGCCCGGTAGGCGGCGGCCAGTTCGGGGTCGGTGCGCAGGCGCTCGGTCATCTCCTTCATGACGCCGTTCGCCTCCAGCGTGCCGATCGCGGAGGCCGCACGCGGGCAGGTCAGGTAGTACGTCGTCGGGAACGGCGTGCCGTCCTCCAGACGCGGGGCCGTCTCGACGACGTCGGGGTTGCCGCACGGGCAGCGGTGCGCGATGGCGCGCAGCCCGCGGGGCGGTCGGCCGAGCTGCTCCTTGAACGCGCTGATGTCCGCGTCGGTGGGCTCGGTACGGTCGGTCTGCGGAGGGGGCGTTTCCATGCCTGCCTTGGATCTGAGTGCTGGTGAAGTGAGTGCCGGTGAGCTGAGTGGCTGTGAACTGAGTGCCGGTGAACTGAGTGGCTGTGAACTGAGTGCCGGTGAACTGAGTGGCTGTGAGACGTGTGGCCGGCAGCAGCCGGTGGGGCGCACGGCCGGTGCCGGCCCCGCCTAGGGGGCCTTGGTGCGGTCCGCGCTGTCCACGCCGTCCCACAGGTTCGAGTACCAGGGCCGGTCCGCCGCGCCCTTGCCGGCGGTGCGCCGGGTGCGGGCGTCGGGATCGACCATCGTGTAGTTGGTCTCCCCCGGCCGTACGTAGTGCAGTTGCTCACGGGCCAGCCGCTCCACGTACGCGTTGTCCTGGAGGCGGGCCTTCTCGTCCCGCAGCTCCTCGACACGCGCCCTCGCCTCGCTCACCTGGCGCCGCTGGTCGGCGATGTCGCCGCGCTGCGAGACGTACTGCCGCATCGGATACGCGAGCGCGACCACCAGGGTGCAGAGCACCATGAGCAGTATCGCCGCCCGGCCGGTGAGCCGGGGCCTGCGCGCCTGGCGCCTGGACTGGGAGCGGTAGACACGGGCCGCGGTCTGCTCACCGAGCACCTTGAGTCTGGTCGCGGTGGAGAACCGGTCCCGGTTCCCTGCCATGCCGCCTCCCCGTTACACACGCACGTCCGTCCCCGGACACGGTACGGGACCGGGCACGGGGACGGCTGCGCGTGGCTGCGCCTTTGCTGCTGATTCAGCGCTTTATTCAGTTCTTCGGCGGTGTCAGCTCTGCGGCGGTGTCAGCTGGAGCGGAAGCGCGGGAACGCCGAACGGCCCGCGTAGACCGCGGCGTCGTCGAGGATCTCCTCGATGCGCAGCAGCTGGTTGTACTTGGCGACGCGGTCCGAGCGGGCCGGGGCGCCGGTCTTGATCTGGCCGCAGTTCACGGCGACCGCGAGGTCGGCGATGGTGACGTCCTCGGTCTCACCGGAGCGGTGCGACATCATGCACTTGAAGCCGTTGCGCTGCGCGAGCTCGACGGCGTCCAGGGTCTCGGTCAGCGAACCGATCTGGTTGACCTTGACGAGCAGGGCGTTGGCGGAGCCCTCCTCGATGCCGCGGGCCAGCCGCTCCGGGTTGGTGACGAAGAGGTCGTCGCCGACGATCTGGACCTTGGCGCCCAGCTTGTCGGTGATGACCTTCCAGCCGTCCCAGTCGTCCTCGTACAGCGGGTCCTCGATGGAGACGAGCGGGTACGAGGCGACGAGCTCCTCGTAGTACTCGGTCATCTCGGCGGCCGAGCGGGACTTGCCCTCGAACTCGTACTTGCCGTCCTTGTAGAACTCGGAGGCGGCGACGTCGAGCGCGAGCGCGATGTCCTTGCCCGGCGCGTAGCCGGCCTCCTTGATGGCCTCAAGGATGAGGTCGAGGGCGGCGCGGTTCGACTCCAGGTTCGGCGCGAAGCCGCCCTCGTCGCCGAGACCGGTCGACAGGCCCTTGGTCTTCAGGACCTTCTTGAGGGTGTGGTAAACCTCGGCGCCCCAGCGCAGCGCCTCCGAGAAGGACTCGGCGCCGATCGGCGCGATCATGAACTCCTGGATGTCGACGTTGGAGTCGGCGTGCGACCCGCCGTTCAGGATGTTCATCATCGGAACGGGCAGTAGGTGCGCGTTCGGGCCGCCCAGGTAGCGGAAGAGCGGGAGGTCGGAAGCCTCGGAAGCGGCGTGTGCCACGGCGAGCGAGACGCCGAGGATGGCGTTGGCGCCGAGCGAGCCCTTGTTCTCCGTCGCGTCCAGGTCGAACATCGCCTGGTCGATCAGGCGCTGCTCGGTGGCGTCGTAGCCGACGAGCTCCGGCCCGATCTGCTCGATGACGGCGAGGACTGCCTTCTCGACGCCCTTGCCCTGGTAACGGTTGGGGTCACCGTCGCGGAGCTCGATGGCCTCGAACGCACCGGTGGAGGCGCCGGACGGGACGGCGGCACGGCCCGTGCTGCCGTCGTCGAGGCCGACCTCGACCTCGACCGTGGGGTTGCCTCGGGAGTCCAGGATTTCCCGGGCTACGACGACGTCGATGGACGGCACTAGCATCTCCTTCTGGGATGTGACGCTATGGGCGCAGGGTCTCTTTGGCCTTGCGGCACGAGCCTAACCGGCTCGGAGCCATAGGCCTGCAGGGCGCCCGGACCCTGGGACGAAAAAGGGCCCAAAAGATCGTATGACGGTGTGAAAGTCACCAAATTTACCAGACCGTGACCACCTCACCGCCCCCGCCGGGCCGCCGGACGGAACCGGGACGCGGCTCCGGCGGAGAGACCCCCGGCCCGGCGCGTACGGGGGAGTCGCGCCGGGCCGGGGGTGCTGGGGAGAGCTGATATCAGCTCAGGTGGAGCTGCTGACCGGGGTAGATCAGGTTGGCGTCCTTCACGACGTCCTTGTTCAGGTCGAAGACCTTCTTCCAGCCACCGGAGACGTGCTCGGCCTTGGCGATCGTGGAGAGGGTGTCGCCGGCCTTGACCTTGTACTCGCCGTCACCCTTCTGGATCTTGGCGGGAGCGGCGTGCCGGGGAGCGGCGTGCTTCGGGGCGGCCGGCGCACTGGTGCGGGCCTCGCTGCGCGAAGCGGCCTGCTGGTCGCTGTGGCTGCTCTGCTGGTCGGCGCTCGACGAGGAGGAGCCGCTGTTCGAACCGGTGGAGACGTCCGGGCTCGGACCGCCGCTGGTCAGGCCGCCGGCACCGGCGCAGGACCAGGCGCCCGGACCCTGCATGGCGAGAAGCTTCTCGGCGGTGGCGATCTGCTGGCCCTTGGTGGCGAGGTCGGCACGCGGGGCGTACTGCGTACCGCCGGCGGCGGCCCAGCTGGAGTTGTTGAACTGGAGGCCGCCGTAGTAGCCGTTGCCCGTGTTGGTGGACCAGTTGCCACCGGACTCGCACTGCGCGACGGCGTCCCAGGTCGAGACCGAAGCGGCGGAGGCCGAGGTCGCCCCGATCAGCGGTACGGCCACAGCGGCACCGGCAACACCGGCGAGAGTGGCGACGCGGACGGCCTTCGAGGGGCGACGGTGCTTGGACTTGCTGGAAAACAGCATGAAGAATCTCCTCACCGACGCCTACGAGGTGAGCTGTCGGGTTCGGGCCAATGAGTTGCCCGGCTGCGCGGCCTAGCGCACAGCTTCACCCCAAGCCGGTCCCGGTTCGTGCCGTTCTCTGACTCTGAACGGACGGCCGGCCCCGGCGCTTACCTGGGTCCCCCGCTCCTGCCTGCGGCGCTTCTTAGCGTCACTGTTTCCCTTCGACCGATGGCAGGATTCGGCGTGGCGATCGAAGAGGCCCGCGGTGCGAGCGGTCTGACCGTAATCACAGGACCCCCCGATATTCAAAGATGAACATCGGGGAGCAAATCCCTGGTTTACGACCCCGCGTGACCTGTTTCCGCAGGTGAGGTGCGGCGTACGCCGGGCGGACAGTCCGGACATTCAGCAGCGCCGACGAGAGCCATGTCTCACTCGAACAGAAGCGGACATACAGGTCCGAACTACCCCTGATTTCGGTCGAGATCAAGGCTCTGGCCAGGAACGATGAAGTCCGGATCGCCTCCGACGGTCCGATGGTTCGCCGCGTAGAGCGCGGGCCATCCGCCGGGCAGATCGTGCGCCTCCGCGATGGACCACAGATTGTCACCCGCGCGGACGGTGTAGCTGCCGTCCGTACGGGCGTCATCGCGGGACACCTCCCCGCCGCGTGAAGCGTGCCGCCCGGTCTCGTCATGGCTCGCTCCGGAGCCACCGGTGGCCTCGCCGCCCCGGTGCTTGCCGCCCCCCGGGGCGTCACCGGAAGCAGGACCGGCGGGTGCCGCCGAGTCCGAGGGGCCGGGCGTGGCGGATGCGCTGGGGCCAGAAGTGCCCGAAGTGCCCGAAGTGCCCGAAGAGCCTGAATCGCCGGAAGAGTCTGATGTGTCCGATGAGGGGTCAGATGTGGGGGATGACGGGGCCGATGAGGAGGACGGGGCGCCCGAAGGGGAATCGGACGGGCTCGGACTCGCCTGCTTCGACGGCGCGTGCTTCGACGGTGTCTGCTTCGAACCGTCCGCGTCCGTGTCCCCGCCCGCCGGGTCCTTGGCGGAACCGGTCGGCTTGGCCGAATCGCTCGGCTTCGCGGAATCGGTCGGCTTCGCGGGGCTCGGGCTCGCGGTGTCCGGGGAGCCCGGGTCCACGGAGGCGCTGTCCGCGTCGTCCTTCGTCAGCCCGGCGATGGCCGCACAACTGGCCCAGGGAGTCGCACCCTCGGCCGCGTACACCTTCTTGGCCACGGCTATCTGCTGGGAGCGGCTGGCCAGGTCGGGGCGGGCCGCGTACTGCCCGCCTCCGTACTTGTCCCAGGTCGCCTGCGAGAACTGGAGGCCGCCGTAGTGCCCGTTGCCGAGGTCGGTGCTCCAGATGCCGCCGCTCTCGCACAGCGCCACCCGGTCCCAGGTCGTGGCGTCGGCAGCGTGGGCGCCGGTCGACGCCAGCAGCGGAAGGGCGATGGCCGAGCCCGTAACTCCTGCCGCTACGACAAGAGCTGGAGCCTGACGGGGGCGGCGGTGCCGACCGTTCCCGGTGCGCATGCGGTGGCCTTCCGTGTGACGGATGAGTCGAGGGGTGAACGTAGCCGCACTCGAACACCAGTCACAAGTCGATGCAGCGGAGATCACATGAAAGTCACATTCTTGACGCCCTGTCAGCCATGTACTGGTCAGGCCGTCAGTTGGGCGGGATATCGAACTCCACCGGA
This genomic interval carries:
- a CDS encoding SAM-dependent methyltransferase — its product is MADAALRLTTLAEELLGAPLPVRIRAWDGSESGPPGTPVLVIRHRRALRRLLWKPGELGLARAWVAGEIDVDGDLYAALDLLAGLIWERDDPAELKKARLPLFDPKLRAAARGLLDIGGLLPPPPPPAEEIRRRRGPVHTKRRDQQAISHHYDVGNDFYELVLGPSMVYSCAYWAEDSTLETAQRDKLDLVCRKLELQEGMRLLDVGCGWGSMAIHAAREYGARVTGVTLSREQAAYARKRIAEEGLTDRIEIRVQDYRDVKDGPYDAISSIGMAEHVGSVRYREYADDLFALLKPGGRLLNHQIGRRPERDESAYEIDAFIDAYVFPDGELSPVGRTVELLEEAGFEARDVEMLREHYALTLREWVANLEARWAEAVRLTSPGRARIWRLYMAASALAFEKNRIGVNQVLAVKTPESGASGMPRRARDWR
- a CDS encoding NAD(P)/FAD-dependent oxidoreductase, which produces MSTTERPRILVVGGGYVGLYAARRILKKMRYGEATVTVVDPRSYMTYQPFLPEAAAGSISPRHVVVPLRRVLPKAEILTGRVTTIDQDRKVATVAPLVGEAYELPFDYLVIALGAVSRTFPIPGLAEQGIGMKGVEEAIGLRNHVLEQLDKADSTTDEDVRRKALTFVFVGGGFAGAETIGEVEDMARDAAKYYTNVKREDMRFLLVDVADKILPEVGPKLGAYGKEHLESRGVEVYLKTGMDSCIDGHVVLNNGLEVDANTLVWTAGVKPNPVLARYGLPLGPRGHVDTSEKLQVQGTDYIWAAGDNAQVPDMAARKAGVENAWCPPNAQHALRQAKVLGDNVISGMRGFPQGDYEHANKGAVAGLGLHKGVAMIVMGKMKIKLKGRLAWYMHRGYHGLAVPTWNRKIRVVADWTLAMFLKREVVSLGAMETPREEFYEAAKPAPRPAAPKAEAGKSDAEKAKA
- a CDS encoding Ppx/GppA phosphatase family protein codes for the protein MTRVAAIDCGTNSIRLLVADADPATGELVDLDRRMTIVRLGQDVDRTGRLAPEALERTFAACTEYAEIIKAHGAERLRFVATSASRDAENRDEFVSGVRDILGVEPEVITGDQEAEFSFTGATKELAGQGGEYLVVDIGGGSTEFVVGDENVKAARSVDIGCVRLTERHVRHDPPTLGEITAMRADIDAALDEAAETVPLSGNRTLVGLAGSVTTVSAIALGLDAYDSTAIHHSRITAAQVGEIAGTLLISSHDERAAIPVMHPGRVDVIGAGAMILHSVMKRTGAGEVVVSEHDILDGIAWSCARDAE
- a CDS encoding DUF501 domain-containing protein; translated protein: METPPPQTDRTEPTDADISAFKEQLGRPPRGLRAIAHRCPCGNPDVVETAPRLEDGTPFPTTYYLTCPRAASAIGTLEANGVMKEMTERLRTDPELAAAYRAAHEDYIARRDAIEVLEGFPSAGGMPDRVKCLHVLVGHSLAAGPGVNPLGDEAIAMLPEWWAKGPCVPRARDGEGSAPLGD
- a CDS encoding FtsB family cell division protein, whose protein sequence is MAGNRDRFSTATRLKVLGEQTAARVYRSQSRRQARRPRLTGRAAILLMVLCTLVVALAYPMRQYVSQRGDIADQRRQVSEARARVEELRDEKARLQDNAYVERLAREQLHYVRPGETNYTMVDPDARTRRTAGKGAADRPWYSNLWDGVDSADRTKAP
- the eno gene encoding phosphopyruvate hydratase, which translates into the protein MLVPSIDVVVAREILDSRGNPTVEVEVGLDDGSTGRAAVPSGASTGAFEAIELRDGDPNRYQGKGVEKAVLAVIEQIGPELVGYDATEQRLIDQAMFDLDATENKGSLGANAILGVSLAVAHAASEASDLPLFRYLGGPNAHLLPVPMMNILNGGSHADSNVDIQEFMIAPIGAESFSEALRWGAEVYHTLKKVLKTKGLSTGLGDEGGFAPNLESNRAALDLILEAIKEAGYAPGKDIALALDVAASEFYKDGKYEFEGKSRSAAEMTEYYEELVASYPLVSIEDPLYEDDWDGWKVITDKLGAKVQIVGDDLFVTNPERLARGIEEGSANALLVKVNQIGSLTETLDAVELAQRNGFKCMMSHRSGETEDVTIADLAVAVNCGQIKTGAPARSDRVAKYNQLLRIEEILDDAAVYAGRSAFPRFRSS
- a CDS encoding transglycosylase family protein; its protein translation is MLFSSKSKHRRPSKAVRVATLAGVAGAAVAVPLIGATSASAASVSTWDAVAQCESGGNWSTNTGNGYYGGLQFNNSSWAAAGGTQYAPRADLATKGQQIATAEKLLAMQGPGAWSCAGAGGLTSGGPSPDVSTGSNSGSSSSSADQQSSHSDQQAASRSEARTSAPAAPKHAAPRHAAPAKIQKGDGEYKVKAGDTLSTIAKAEHVSGGWKKVFDLNKDVVKDANLIYPGQQLHLS
- a CDS encoding LysM peptidoglycan-binding domain-containing protein; protein product: MRTGNGRHRRPRQAPALVVAAGVTGSAIALPLLASTGAHAADATTWDRVALCESGGIWSTDLGNGHYGGLQFSQATWDKYGGGQYAARPDLASRSQQIAVAKKVYAAEGATPWASCAAIAGLTKDDADSASVDPGSPDTASPSPAKPTDSAKPSDSAKPTGSAKDPAGGDTDADGSKQTPSKHAPSKQASPSPSDSPSGAPSSSSAPSSPTSDPSSDTSDSSGDSGSSGTSGTSGTSGPSASATPGPSDSAAPAGPASGDAPGGGKHRGGEATGGSGASHDETGRHASRGGEVSRDDARTDGSYTVRAGDNLWSIAEAHDLPGGWPALYAANHRTVGGDPDFIVPGQSLDLDRNQG